A region from the Candidatus Diapherotrites archaeon genome encodes:
- the lysS gene encoding lysine--tRNA ligase: protein MATYEELRASKIAKLKAAREKGINPYPYAYERTHLARAIQTDYAYLKEGEASGKKAKVAGKLMSVRGFGKLAFLDVHDDSGKIQIQLKQETTPKTAWEILSLLDAGDYIGVEGEIVRTQRGELSVLAGSLTLLSKSIAPMPDKWHGISDIETRYRQRHIDLFMNPEVKKIFLERSKIIQTMRRVLDENGFVEVEIPTLQSSYGGANAKPFITHSNALDQDLYLSISPELQLKKLLIGNMEKVYTITKNFRNEDIDKTHNPEFTTMECYAAYWDYTGMMTLTEDIFREACIAVHGTTTFSYQGKEYDLKGKWERLPMKKAIKKYGDVDVDALSDPEMLAIIAKTGKKMENPPLRGLIINELFEAVAEKHLIQPTHLIDYPFETTPLCKPHRTEKGYIERFESFINGWEMGNAYSELNDPIAQRELLEQQAEEGRAGGEEMPVDDDFLHAMEYGMPPAGGLGIGVDRMIMLLLDQPTIRDVIFFPQMRDK, encoded by the coding sequence ATGGCGACTTATGAAGAATTGCGGGCAAGCAAAATAGCTAAGCTGAAGGCCGCGCGGGAGAAGGGTATCAACCCCTATCCGTATGCGTATGAACGCACCCACCTGGCACGGGCCATTCAGACGGACTACGCCTACTTGAAAGAGGGGGAAGCATCCGGAAAGAAAGCCAAAGTGGCCGGAAAGCTCATGAGTGTCAGGGGATTTGGAAAACTGGCCTTCTTGGATGTCCATGATGATTCTGGAAAGATACAGATACAACTGAAACAGGAAACGACTCCTAAAACGGCCTGGGAAATCCTCTCCCTCTTGGACGCCGGGGACTATATCGGGGTGGAAGGGGAAATCGTGCGCACCCAGCGGGGGGAATTGAGTGTGCTGGCGGGATCATTGACGTTGCTGAGCAAGAGCATCGCTCCCATGCCGGATAAATGGCATGGGATCAGCGATATTGAAACGCGTTATCGGCAACGCCATATTGATTTGTTCATGAACCCGGAAGTGAAAAAAATATTCCTGGAGCGGAGCAAGATCATCCAAACCATGCGGCGCGTGCTGGATGAAAATGGGTTTGTGGAGGTGGAAATCCCCACCCTTCAAAGCAGTTACGGGGGGGCGAATGCCAAGCCTTTCATCACGCATTCCAATGCGCTGGACCAGGACCTTTATCTGTCCATCTCGCCTGAATTGCAACTGAAAAAATTGCTCATTGGGAATATGGAAAAGGTGTATACCATAACCAAAAACTTTAGGAACGAAGATATCGACAAAACGCATAATCCGGAATTTACGACTATGGAATGCTATGCGGCGTACTGGGACTATACGGGGATGATGACCCTGACGGAAGATATTTTTAGGGAGGCCTGCATTGCGGTACACGGAACAACCACTTTTTCGTACCAAGGGAAGGAATATGATCTGAAAGGGAAATGGGAACGGCTACCCATGAAAAAGGCCATCAAGAAATATGGAGACGTGGATGTGGATGCGTTATCCGATCCGGAAATGCTTGCCATAATCGCCAAAACGGGAAAAAAGATGGAAAACCCCCCTTTGAGGGGATTGATCATCAACGAGCTGTTCGAGGCGGTCGCGGAAAAGCATTTAATCCAACCCACGCACCTCATTGATTATCCATTCGAGACAACCCCCTTATGCAAACCACACCGAACGGAAAAGGGATATATCGAACGGTTCGAGAGCTTCATCAATGGGTGGGAAATGGGCAACGCGTACTCGGAACTGAATGACCCCATTGCGCAAAGGGAATTACTTGAGCAACAGGCGGAAGAAGGCCGCGCCGGCGGAGAAGAGATGCCTGTGGATGATGATTTCCTCCACGCCATGGAATATGGCATGCCCCCCGCCGGGGGATTAGGAATTGGAGTGGACCGAATGATCATGCTCCTGCTCGACCAACCCACGATACGGGATGTCATTTTCTTCCCGCAGATGCGGGACAAATGA
- a CDS encoding ATPase domain-containing protein has translation MNRVPTGIQGLDTLIQGGLPEGRSFLVSGATGTGKSIFCTQFVYAGATQFRQPGVYVTLDERPNLLREDMLSFGWDLRKLEDDHLLEIIDGSVAKIGLPSEEEFAMPTGFDLDKLLLEIVRTTRRIGAKRLVIDSLPALGFNYDNANDVRKAILKISYMLERTGVTSLLVSEMDEGAPGFSRFGVEEFVADGVFVMHYLGVGTQSNRTLHIRKLRATHHSEQLHPLEITPKGIVIKGSDTQLMDV, from the coding sequence ATGAACCGCGTGCCCACCGGGATCCAAGGGTTGGATACGCTCATCCAGGGGGGGTTGCCGGAAGGGCGGAGTTTCCTCGTGAGTGGGGCTACGGGAACAGGAAAGAGCATCTTCTGCACCCAGTTTGTGTATGCGGGAGCGACCCAATTCCGCCAGCCCGGAGTTTATGTGACACTGGATGAGCGACCTAATTTGTTGCGCGAGGACATGCTGAGCTTCGGATGGGATTTGCGCAAACTAGAAGATGATCATCTCCTTGAAATCATTGATGGATCCGTGGCCAAAATAGGTTTGCCGAGCGAAGAAGAATTCGCCATGCCCACGGGGTTCGACCTCGACAAGCTGTTGCTGGAGATCGTGCGCACCACCCGGCGAATAGGAGCAAAACGATTGGTCATTGATAGCCTGCCGGCGCTGGGTTTCAATTATGATAACGCCAACGATGTGCGAAAGGCCATATTGAAGATCTCATACATGCTGGAACGCACCGGCGTCACCAGTTTATTGGTGAGCGAAATGGACGAAGGAGCACCCGGGTTCTCGCGATTCGGAGTGGAAGAATTCGTGGCGGACGGAGTGTTTGTCATGCACTACTTGGGAGTGGGAACGCAATCCAATAGGACACTCCATATTAGGAAGCTAAGAGCGACCCACCACTCGGAACAACTGCACCCGCTCGAGATCACGCCCAAGGGCATCGTAATCAAGGGCTCGGATACTCAACTGATGGACGTATGA
- a CDS encoding PspC domain-containing protein translates to MHKKRLYRSTNRMLGGVCAGIAEYVNTDPTLIRLLWVVFTFVSMGAGILLYLAAWIIIPERG, encoded by the coding sequence ATGCACAAAAAACGTTTGTACCGTTCAACCAATCGCATGCTCGGGGGAGTATGCGCGGGTATCGCCGAATACGTGAACACGGATCCCACGCTCATCCGCTTGCTCTGGGTGGTGTTCACTTTCGTCAGCATGGGGGCGGGCATCCTTCTCTACTTGGCGGCCTGGATCATCATCCCCGAGAGAGGATAA
- a CDS encoding glutaredoxin family protein has protein sequence MDNPKVTIYTTPTCIYCRLTKEFFRENHITYTEIDVAANAEAAQDMIKKSGQAGVPVIEVDGHFIVGFDKPALKKALQLT, from the coding sequence ATGGACAATCCCAAAGTAACGATCTACACCACCCCCACCTGCATTTATTGCCGATTGACCAAAGAGTTCTTTAGGGAAAATCACATTACCTACACGGAAATCGATGTGGCGGCCAACGCCGAGGCCGCCCAGGATATGATTAAAAAATCAGGGCAGGCGGGTGTTCCCGTTATTGAGGTGGATGGTCATTTCATTGTGGGTTTCGACAAGCCCGCTCTCAAAAAAGCGTTGCAGCTCACCTAA
- a CDS encoding slipin family protein, whose amino-acid sequence MKGVEVGYGEEVNMALLEIIIIGVAAIALLLSSMRLIQQYETAIVFRLGRLKRTLEPGLNFIIPLIDRSVTVDMRVLTMDIPRQQAITKDNVPVAINGVVYFRVEDPKKAIIKVQDYTYAVSQYAQTALRDVIGNMDLDDVLAERQKIGEQIAIIVGKESGEWGLAVENIKMQDIEMPEDLKRIMSRQASAEREKRANITKSEGDRLAAKNLAEAARIMNGTPGAIQLRTLQTIDGLGPTPSNTVILFPVDLIEGLKDLLGKKKIGK is encoded by the coding sequence ATGAAGGGGGTCGAAGTAGGGTATGGGGAGGAAGTGAATATGGCACTGTTGGAAATCATCATTATCGGCGTAGCTGCGATCGCCCTGCTGTTGTCGAGCATGCGCCTCATCCAACAATACGAAACGGCCATCGTATTCCGATTGGGCCGGCTTAAACGCACATTGGAACCGGGATTAAACTTCATCATCCCCCTCATCGATCGAAGCGTTACTGTCGATATGCGCGTGTTGACAATGGACATCCCACGACAACAGGCTATCACGAAGGACAATGTGCCGGTGGCTATCAATGGGGTCGTATATTTCAGGGTAGAGGACCCGAAAAAAGCCATCATCAAGGTGCAGGATTACACGTATGCTGTGTCACAATACGCCCAAACGGCACTGCGTGATGTGATCGGGAACATGGACTTGGATGACGTTTTGGCAGAACGACAAAAGATAGGAGAACAAATCGCCATTATTGTGGGGAAAGAATCCGGGGAGTGGGGATTGGCCGTGGAAAATATCAAGATGCAGGATATCGAGATGCCGGAAGATCTGAAACGTATCATGTCCCGGCAGGCGAGTGCCGAACGCGAGAAGCGGGCGAACATCACTAAGAGCGAAGGAGACAGGCTTGCAGCGAAAAACCTCGCGGAGGCCGCGCGCATCATGAACGGAACGCCGGGAGCCATTCAGCTACGCACATTGCAAACCATTGATGGATTGGGACCAACCCCCTCAAATACCGTGATATTATTCCCGGTGGATTTGATTGAGGGATTGAAAGACCTGCTTGGGAAAAAGAAAATTGGGAAATGA
- a CDS encoding M42 family metallopeptidase, translating into MGKPDFKILHELIDLNGTSGNEQYVREYIMKTIKPHVQEMRIDKLGNLICHKKGKKPTLMIAAHMDEIGLIVKRIEENGRIFVSALGGVNTLNVVGQTVSLYGKKGVVKGIITTKEINNDYETTQLPEINDIFVDTGMGKKQLLAAGVQVGNYLGLERTDHEMGNPDFISGKALDDRVGCFALIEVAKRMKHSTHDLYLVFTIQEEVGLYGAKVSAYAIDPELAVAVDVSNANDANDEPTKVTGKGPVLTIKDDELIGNRCLNDYFEEVAKKKKIPLQLEVSNFGTTDAITISLSKGGVPATALGVAVRNIHTTHSVASMKDITQLIDMLEEFCQHPPLKCIE; encoded by the coding sequence ATGGGGAAACCGGATTTCAAAATACTGCACGAACTCATCGATCTGAACGGCACGTCGGGAAATGAGCAGTACGTGCGCGAATATATAATGAAAACAATCAAACCCCACGTGCAGGAGATGAGGATTGACAAATTGGGCAACCTGATCTGCCACAAGAAAGGGAAAAAACCCACTCTCATGATTGCTGCCCATATGGATGAGATTGGGTTAATCGTCAAGCGTATCGAGGAGAATGGACGCATCTTCGTGAGCGCCCTGGGCGGGGTGAACACGCTGAATGTGGTGGGGCAGACAGTAAGCCTATATGGAAAAAAAGGGGTCGTGAAAGGGATTATTACGACGAAGGAAATAAACAACGATTACGAGACTACTCAACTACCGGAGATCAATGACATTTTTGTTGATACGGGAATGGGCAAGAAACAATTGCTCGCCGCGGGGGTGCAGGTGGGAAATTACCTGGGATTAGAACGCACCGACCATGAAATGGGAAACCCTGATTTCATCTCGGGAAAGGCATTGGACGACCGAGTGGGCTGCTTCGCTTTAATCGAGGTGGCCAAAAGGATGAAGCACTCGACCCACGATCTGTATTTAGTCTTCACCATCCAGGAGGAAGTGGGGTTATACGGGGCGAAAGTATCCGCGTACGCCATTGACCCAGAACTGGCGGTGGCCGTGGACGTGTCCAATGCCAATGACGCGAACGATGAGCCCACGAAAGTAACGGGAAAAGGACCGGTGCTCACCATCAAGGATGATGAACTCATCGGGAATCGGTGCCTCAATGATTATTTTGAAGAAGTAGCCAAAAAGAAAAAGATACCCCTGCAGCTCGAGGTGAGCAATTTCGGGACCACGGATGCTATTACCATCTCCCTGTCAAAAGGAGGCGTTCCCGCGACCGCGCTGGGGGTAGCCGTGCGAAACATCCACACCACGCACTCCGTGGCCTCAATGAAGGACATCACCCAGCTCATTGATATGCTTGAAGAATTCTGCCAACACCCCCCCTTGAAATGTATCGAATAG
- a CDS encoding thioredoxin domain-containing protein translates to MSESDTGHHAHHSEAHHVHTTTHHKQDVSPYILPASILLASLIVAWAVMSSGAALENSLSGLITLTGDSTGNVNPPAPDAGDLGPPRLTNETMTALLADAPASDGSSSADIVVIEYSDYQCPFCQRWFTSTKGQFFSTFVDTGIVEFAYKDFPLANIHPQAEPMARAARCAGDQGKYWEMHDAMFTNPLPSGSAVSMETMQPWIASVGLNETQFGACFNANTYASEVQANFAEGQSLGVSGTPSFVIGLRGEPGQLIVGACPFDAFQTAINAIREGKDWQQIPNSCTVVTS, encoded by the coding sequence ATGTCCGAATCCGATACGGGACACCATGCGCATCATTCTGAGGCGCACCACGTCCATACCACGACGCACCATAAGCAGGATGTGTCCCCCTACATTCTCCCGGCCAGCATTCTACTGGCTTCCCTCATCGTGGCATGGGCTGTCATGTCCTCCGGCGCCGCGTTAGAAAACTCTCTTTCGGGTCTTATCACTCTTACCGGTGACTCAACGGGAAATGTGAATCCCCCCGCCCCGGACGCGGGTGACTTGGGCCCTCCCCGCTTGACGAATGAGACGATGACCGCACTCCTCGCGGATGCCCCCGCTTCGGATGGTTCTTCTTCGGCTGATATTGTGGTTATTGAGTATTCCGATTACCAATGTCCCTTCTGCCAACGCTGGTTTACCAGCACGAAGGGTCAATTTTTCTCCACGTTCGTGGATACGGGCATCGTGGAATTCGCCTATAAGGATTTTCCGTTAGCCAATATCCACCCCCAAGCTGAACCCATGGCGCGGGCCGCCCGGTGCGCGGGGGATCAAGGGAAATATTGGGAGATGCATGATGCCATGTTCACCAATCCCCTCCCCAGCGGGTCGGCGGTGTCAATGGAAACCATGCAACCCTGGATCGCGAGCGTGGGTTTGAATGAAACCCAGTTCGGCGCTTGCTTCAATGCCAACACCTATGCATCAGAGGTCCAGGCCAATTTCGCGGAGGGCCAATCCTTGGGTGTTTCTGGCACTCCCTCTTTCGTCATAGGATTGCGCGGCGAGCCCGGACAACTCATCGTGGGGGCGTGTCCCTTCGATGCGTTCCAGACGGCCATCAACGCTATCCGCGAGGGCAAGGATTGGCAGCAAATCCCCAATTCCTGCACCGTGGTCACCTCCTGA
- a CDS encoding ABC transporter permease: MNPLREVPHYAWRNLTHQGLRSYLTLLGVVIGIASIVTLFALGAGLSNAVNEQFERLGANTIYVTPSSLFQGSSPTSFTNVKVIPPSLVEKIRSLPEVSYVLPNVYSLGTLSVGREQAQAYVLAISPSDAQLYVDSGFMELREGRLFDDRDVFSVIIGNEYVDQDIFTKSIRLGSRVYIEGKSFTVIGITKPTQAIAGDPASANNALFIPSKGFSQLFANTDPLFLIVKTNTVEDIPLAKERIDRLLEKEFGRDQKVFEAATSEQLQAQVGDLVAVIQLVLVGIASISLLVGGIGIANTMVMSIMERTEEIGVMKAVGATNTLVMFLFLLEAGFIGLVGGIIGLVIGYTLAFLIQVIATSSGFALLIRIDILVILGALIFAVGVGMLSGLLPARRAALMDPVEALRGTK, translated from the coding sequence ATGAATCCTCTCCGTGAGGTTCCCCATTACGCGTGGCGCAATCTCACGCATCAAGGGTTGCGTTCGTATCTCACTCTTTTGGGGGTGGTCATTGGTATTGCTTCTATTGTCACCCTGTTTGCCTTGGGGGCGGGGTTGAGCAATGCCGTGAACGAGCAATTTGAGCGCTTGGGGGCCAATACGATTTATGTCACGCCCTCCTCCCTTTTCCAGGGTTCTTCTCCCACCTCATTCACCAATGTGAAGGTTATCCCGCCTTCTCTCGTTGAAAAAATCCGTTCTCTTCCTGAAGTGTCATACGTCTTGCCCAATGTCTACTCCCTCGGCACGTTATCCGTGGGCCGTGAACAGGCGCAGGCCTACGTGCTCGCTATCTCCCCCTCGGATGCCCAGCTCTATGTGGATTCCGGTTTCATGGAGCTCCGCGAGGGCCGATTGTTCGATGACCGCGACGTATTTTCAGTGATTATAGGCAACGAGTATGTGGATCAGGATATTTTTACCAAGTCCATCCGTCTGGGTTCCCGCGTTTACATAGAGGGAAAATCCTTCACCGTCATTGGCATCACCAAACCCACCCAAGCCATCGCCGGTGACCCTGCGTCCGCCAATAATGCCTTGTTCATCCCCTCGAAAGGGTTTTCCCAACTGTTCGCCAACACGGATCCCCTTTTTCTCATCGTCAAGACCAACACGGTGGAGGATATTCCTCTTGCCAAGGAACGAATCGACCGTCTATTGGAAAAGGAATTCGGGCGTGACCAGAAAGTGTTCGAGGCCGCCACCTCCGAACAATTGCAGGCGCAAGTGGGGGATCTCGTGGCGGTGATCCAACTTGTTTTGGTGGGGATTGCCTCTATCTCTTTATTAGTCGGGGGAATAGGCATCGCCAACACCATGGTCATGAGTATTATGGAGCGGACAGAAGAAATAGGCGTGATGAAAGCGGTGGGCGCCACCAACACGCTCGTAATGTTTCTCTTCCTCCTCGAAGCCGGCTTCATCGGCCTCGTGGGGGGCATTATTGGTCTCGTCATTGGCTACACGTTGGCTTTCCTCATCCAGGTTATCGCCACCTCCTCCGGCTTCGCCCTCTTGATCCGGATAGATATTTTGGTCATCCTCGGGGCGCTCATTTTCGCAGTCGGCGTGGGAATGCTATCCGGTCTCCTCCCCGCCCGAAGAGCGGCGCTCATGGATCCCGTGGAGGCCCTGCGGGGGACGAAATGA
- a CDS encoding Hsp20/alpha crystallin family protein has translation MPKRLARKKSFDDHSKDIAVSGKPSPMLDPFLEEMRDMQSRMDDMFSRFWRSDPLLDSRRMLSPVSRFLSSQSRMMQPLSNMWETPKEVGLDIDLPGVDKKDIELNIHPDRLEVRAEKKHESKEEKESMYRMERSYAGFFRTFSLPHGIDSAHADAKYENGVLRIRLPKHPDKGTGIKKLDVK, from the coding sequence ATGCCCAAGCGATTGGCAAGGAAAAAATCATTCGATGATCATTCAAAGGATATCGCCGTTTCAGGGAAACCTTCTCCCATGCTGGATCCTTTCCTGGAAGAGATGCGTGACATGCAATCCCGCATGGATGACATGTTTTCCCGTTTCTGGAGGTCAGACCCTCTCCTGGATTCCCGTCGCATGCTTTCTCCCGTCTCCCGTTTCCTTTCCTCCCAATCCCGGATGATGCAACCCTTATCCAACATGTGGGAAACGCCCAAAGAAGTGGGGTTGGATATCGACCTTCCAGGGGTGGACAAGAAGGATATCGAACTCAATATCCATCCCGATCGCCTCGAGGTGCGCGCGGAGAAGAAGCATGAATCCAAGGAAGAAAAAGAGAGTATGTACCGCATGGAACGCAGCTACGCGGGCTTCTTTCGCACGTTCTCCCTTCCCCATGGAATTGATTCCGCGCACGCGGATGCCAAGTATGAAAATGGGGTTCTTCGCATTCGCTTGCCCAAGCATCCTGACAAGGGAACAGGCATCAAAAAGCTGGACGTGAAGTGA
- a CDS encoding ABC transporter permease — MNPFLEVPHYALRNLAQQGLRSYLTLLGVVIGIAAMVTLFSLGTGLNKAAEEQFETLGSNTLFLTPSARFQQGGGPLTNFKTLTPSFRSRIETLSEVESTLAPVAASGTIVFGRENIEGSIIATTSEEAETFEETGFVELEAGRSFTTRDTFSVIVGHRIAHDVFSRDIRLGSRITIEGKSFSVIGITKESARSYGGGPNTNNTLFITKQGFSHLFTETDSVFMLIKTHRQEDVPIVQRKVERLLEDEWGRDQGFYVVATQEQLLGQISQFLGLIQLVLVGIASISLLVGGIGIMNTMIMAVLERTAEIGVMKAVGATNALVLSIFLMEAGFIGAIGGALGVLLGYALAFLVGHISTSSGLALNVVADPLLMAGAILFAMLVGMLSGLIPARRAAMLDPVIALRGVE; from the coding sequence ATGAATCCATTCCTGGAGGTTCCCCATTATGCCTTGCGCAATCTCGCGCAGCAGGGTCTGCGCTCATACCTCACTCTTTTAGGCGTCGTCATAGGTATCGCCGCAATGGTCACGTTATTCTCTCTTGGCACCGGGTTGAATAAAGCGGCCGAAGAACAATTCGAGACATTGGGTTCCAATACCCTCTTTCTCACCCCCTCGGCTCGCTTCCAGCAGGGAGGAGGTCCCCTCACCAATTTCAAGACCCTCACACCATCATTCCGTTCCCGCATTGAAACCCTTTCCGAAGTGGAATCAACACTGGCCCCGGTCGCCGCGTCAGGCACCATTGTTTTTGGCCGCGAGAATATCGAGGGAAGTATCATCGCCACTACTTCCGAAGAAGCGGAGACGTTTGAGGAAACCGGTTTCGTTGAACTCGAGGCGGGTCGATCCTTCACCACCCGTGATACGTTCTCCGTAATCGTGGGCCATCGCATCGCGCATGACGTGTTCTCACGGGACATCCGCCTAGGTTCACGGATAACGATTGAAGGAAAATCATTTTCGGTCATCGGTATTACCAAGGAGAGTGCCCGCTCCTATGGAGGGGGCCCCAACACCAATAACACCCTTTTCATCACTAAGCAGGGTTTCTCCCATTTGTTCACGGAGACGGATTCCGTGTTCATGCTCATCAAGACCCACCGCCAGGAGGACGTACCCATCGTACAACGAAAAGTGGAGCGTCTTCTCGAGGATGAATGGGGAAGGGATCAAGGGTTTTATGTCGTGGCCACCCAGGAACAATTGTTGGGACAGATTTCCCAATTTTTGGGTCTCATTCAACTCGTTTTGGTGGGGATTGCCTCCATTTCTTTATTAGTCGGGGGGATAGGTATCATGAACACCATGATCATGGCGGTCTTGGAGCGTACCGCTGAGATTGGGGTGATGAAAGCCGTGGGGGCTACCAACGCTTTAGTTTTGTCCATCTTTCTCATGGAGGCCGGTTTCATTGGCGCCATCGGGGGCGCGCTCGGGGTGCTCCTGGGATATGCCCTGGCCTTCCTCGTGGGCCACATCTCCACCTCTTCAGGCCTCGCTCTCAACGTCGTTGCAGATCCATTACTCATGGCGGGGGCCATTCTTTTTGCCATGCTGGTGGGCATGCTTTCGGGGTTGATTCCCGCCCGACGGGCGGCTATGTTGGATCCAGTGATCGCTTTGCGGGGGGTGGAATGA
- a CDS encoding ABC transporter ATP-binding protein produces MKGVAIIEARRITKTYQMGDVPLKVLKGIDAAILQGEYVAIIGPSGSGKTTLLDILSGLLRPSSGEVFIHQNPISGMDDNALALVRGRTIGFVFQTFNLIPRLTALENVMLPLWFQGMPSAERESRARSVLGEVGLGDRLFHTPNQLSGGQRQRVAIARALAGNPDVIVADEPTGNLDSLSGANILSILGALHAKGKTIVVVTHDKQVAQRASRIIHIKDGLIVQPETVRNKLRAPRRPSR; encoded by the coding sequence ATGAAAGGGGTTGCCATCATCGAGGCTCGACGCATCACAAAAACTTACCAAATGGGTGACGTTCCCCTGAAAGTGCTTAAGGGAATTGATGCCGCCATCCTTCAAGGGGAATATGTGGCCATCATTGGGCCCTCCGGCTCAGGGAAAACTACGCTGCTCGACATCCTCTCCGGGTTGCTCCGCCCATCCTCCGGTGAGGTATTCATCCACCAAAATCCTATTTCGGGTATGGACGACAATGCCCTGGCCCTGGTCCGGGGTCGGACGATAGGGTTTGTTTTCCAGACCTTCAATCTTATCCCTCGTCTCACGGCCTTGGAAAATGTGATGCTCCCCCTCTGGTTCCAGGGCATGCCTTCCGCCGAGCGGGAGTCCCGAGCCCGAAGCGTATTGGGGGAGGTGGGGTTGGGAGATCGTTTGTTTCACACTCCCAATCAACTTTCGGGGGGTCAGCGTCAACGGGTGGCTATTGCCCGGGCCCTCGCGGGGAATCCGGATGTCATTGTCGCTGACGAGCCGACCGGCAATCTGGATTCCCTCTCGGGAGCCAATATTCTTTCCATTTTGGGTGCCCTTCACGCTAAAGGTAAAACCATAGTGGTGGTCACCCATGATAAGCAGGTCGCCCAGCGGGCATCCCGCATCATCCATATTAAAGATGGCCTCATCGTACAGCCTGAGACGGTGCGGAATAAGCTCCGTGCCCCCCGGAGGCCTTCCCGATGA